The genome window TCCTTTGTATAACGAAAACCTAAGGATTAAATATAACTAGTGTATGTTTACTACTACTCTTAAACACATAGAAAACCATATGTCCGAAATGTATTGCgtgtttattttgaattaataaaatgtttgGAGAAAGCCGCtttttaattcataatttcCGCTGGTGGCAATAAATTCTGTGTACTTGGTTTAAAGTTATTATTCGAATACAATCGTGGATTAATAATGATATCATTCTGGCTTCGGACAATTATCCTCGCAATTGAATGTGGGGTCCGACAGCTCCTGGGGTTGCACTGCTGGATCTGCTTGGAAAATCATGAGCTTCTCCTTCATTTCCTGCTCGTTCCGATCAAGATTCATGAGATAGGCAGCAATGAAGGCGCGTGGATCCTGCGGCGAATGAATGTGCAGTTGAGCGAAGGCCCTGACCAGGACATCGCCCATCTGCTCCTTGATCTCGCCAGCCATTGCATCCACGGCCTCCAGGTTCTTGCTCTTGGGCATCCAGTCGTAACCCTTGAAGCAGCAGCACTCGCAGTAGGTCTTCGGATCGGATTCCTTGAGCAGCTTGAAGAAGGGCAGCAGCTCCGCCTCGCAGCTCTTCAGCTTGGCCACCTCCCGCACGAAGCGCTTATGCAGCTCGCACACCTCCTTTCCGCATGCCCGGATGACCTCCGCATCCTGGGAGAGTGTCGCCGTCCGCTTTATATAGTCCACCGTGTTCTCGTGGAACGACTTGAACTTGCACTTCTCCTCGTTGTAGGCGTACAGACACTGGCGGGCATAGACGATGATGTTGTCCCGCCGCTTTCGTATCTCCTCACATCGCTGCGTGAAGTGCGCATTCACCTCTTCCAGGCTATTGATCCGCTGGGCGAACTTCGTCACATCCTCGGTGCTCTCGCAAACCACCTTACCCTTCTTCTCGTGCCCGCACTTCTGGTTCGCCTTGTTAATCTTGGCCAGCTCCGCCTTTAGCTCTAGATTAAGATTCCGCAGCTCCGTGTTCAAGCGCTTTACATCGTTGTCGTTGCAGATCAGCGCCTGGAGCATCTCGTGCAGGCAGTTCTTGTGCGGATTGGGCAGCTCATCGGGGCAGCCGGCCAACATTTTTAAGGATTAATTGGGTACTCTCAAAAAATAGATGTACAATATATGTCTATGTGAATCTTTACTCTTGAACTTTTGGAGAATTTTCTAGCAGTTAACTGGgattttagtttagttttgtTTTCCAATAACTTAATACAGTAtagaaatattacaatattgttTAAATTATGTATTGTTGTACTGTATTTATAACTCTTGGctaaaaaaatctaaattcttcGTTAGATTAATTCTTTGCTTGAGTATAGTTAAATAACCGAATCACAGTTTTACTTGCGTAATATAAGTGCatcataaaatgtaaaattacTTAATCGCTGCCAAATTGATTGGTTCTTAtctacaaatatatatacatatataagatTTATCAGTACGTTGAATTACAAATTCCCAAAAAAGTATGACCAATACGAACCGGTTTGACTAGAAACCGAATATTCACTTAAATTGCGTACCgacagcaacaaaaacgaaTAAagaaggcaaataaaaatgaaatttatttggCAGTGAACAAAGacagcaaaaataaataaaatacatttccTAATGGTCTCCCCCAAACAATCCCCAATCCCCCAAAGCCTTCCCCTTTCTCCCCCAAAGCGCTTCCACTTTTGGTTCGTCTACAATTGGCACACGATCAATCATTATGTCTCTTCTAACGCAAATTTATCTGAACGAAAGATAGGGTATTCTGCATTTATTGATACCCTGTAGGATTGATGTACATAGGTTATATGAAAAGCTACTATATTTTGGTACAGGGTATGCTCGTTGTCGCATACCAAAAGGAACTACTTGCACAACTCCCACTAATGGACAATCGAAAAGCTTTCGAAAATTAAGTTTTGGCACAAGTCAACCTGTTTGCAGATAAGGAGAACATGCAAAAGGTAAGGGGAATCGACCTTTGACCGTCTTGTACCTGTAATTAAGtaacttaattaatttctcGCCAACAAAGCCCAATATGAAGAAAACAATGATTAAAGCATGCGAAATTTTGATTTCAGCGTTTGAAtaaattttgcataattttcggTTTCTTCAAGAATTTGATGgatattattttgtttaaccCGTGAAGGGtataatttgattgattttctGCGACGAGCATGGAATATTCAACGGGTTAGTTCATttcgttttaaatttgttgcatAAGGCAATCGCAGTTAATTTTAAACTTTTGGATTAAAAAAAAGACATTTTCAACTTGCGTCAGATCATTACTTAAAAttactaaaataaaaatgcatttaactATTTGTATGCTTTTTGAAACGAAAGGTTACCGAACCCTTTTAGGTTTAAACAGCTGCTTGATCAATTTTTCATTTGCCATCGGGTactaaattataataattagaATTATAGATCGCGACTAATGAGCAAATATTGACTGAGAAACTCGCCCAAGGCGTTTCAAATGGGCGAATACAAAGAACGAGTATGCAAAGGAGAGATAAACAAATAACGGAAGGACCACAGATGTGAAGAAAAGGACGACCGATCAAAAGGATGTGGCAGGATGGCAGGGCGGATCTCGGGGTGGGTCCCTCTTCCTTATCCTCTTCCCATTTGCATAGAAAAGTGACCCAGTTCGCTAAGGATGCTGATGCTTCAGAGCTCGCAGGACTTCCTAATGCGCAGGACTCTGAAAAATGGCgtgaaaaaatgtatttaaataatttacgTATTTTTCTATTCGAAAGCGCAACGATTTTTTTCGTTTCTACCTCTTTTTTTTGCGGAgaataaatgaaaaatgatGTTTGACCCAGCGAGTCCTGCGAGACGCACCCTTCTCCTGCTCCTCGATCACGTATGCAAATGCGGGGCCATGTCCTGGGACAGGATCAGCGCTTCAACCCTTTGAGGACAACTGGCGGCGTCCGATCCGCGAACGTGTTGCGCATAAATTAAGGCATCCTTGCGTCCTTTTGTCCTGGCACCCTTGGTGCTTCGGCAAGGAAACGCTTCCGCATGGAAATGAGGCAAAAAAAGCCGGATTTTTTTCACCTCCTTGTCTTCTGGCGTCTGCGTCTTTGTGCGAGTCCTTCATCCTTGATCGTCACCCTGAGCGCAGCGTGTCTTTCAGCCTTGTGGGTAACCTGGCAGGGAGAACACAAAAAATCGTGAGAAAATTTCCAGCGCCAAATATTCAAATTAGGTAACCAAATGCCGCccgttgcatacttttttggacggtttctttttttttgagtcCTCACCCAAAAGGACGGGAAGAAAAAAATCATCAGGATGCATGCTCATCCTTGCAGCCCCTATTGTATTGGGCGCATCAGTTTTTTAACCCAtttttttgttcagtttcCCAAATTTTTTATGCTTGACTACCGAAAAAAGTCGTTTATAATTGGAGTTCAGCTTTTTTTGCCGCCTTTTTTCTTTCCTATTTTGAATACGGATATCCTGCGTGACAAGTTTTTTGCTTCGTTTTGGTGAAAAGGATCTTAAAATCTTGTTACTGTAGTTTTTTATCCGTTTTTTTAGTACCTATTTCCAGGTTTTTTTCACTTTGATAAAAAGGCGGTGCggaaatgttaattaaataaatgttacTGCGTCATTTTGGGGTAAAATCCTGTTTCCAATTTAAAGTCTTTCAATTGCGCagttaatttttgttttttgtcttTTGATTGAAACCGCCttttttcacaattttaaCACGTGTTGGATGTCAAGGATTTGAATTGTAAATTGTaaatgctagaggaaaaaaaTTGGGGTTTTGTTGAGTAATTGTAAACAACGTTAAGTGTTTGATTCGCCTTTTTGGAAAAAAGATATCCTGGGAGCGCGATTTTTAACTGAGTTtaagcaaaaagaaaatatcatgggaaaattgtaaaatcaataaaaatgttgtgacaatggaaaaaattaatttacaatcACAGCGttgtgcattttttattaaaatcttttcaaattgtaaataaacaGCAAACTAAAAAGCGTTAATGTAAATTGTTTTATCGTGCATCTCCCCATCAATAAACAtagttttttcttttaaaaaaaaaggactAAAAAGGGAATTAAAATGCGTGAAAATGTAAAACCTTTATCCAACATCTGTTGTTAGATTGGTATCATAAATGACTTCTTTAGGGGAAAAGGATACgctttataaataaagtttaCAGATCCTATTTCCAATGCCAGGACATGCTATTAATATTATGCTATTCAAATACTCATATATCACAAactaaaccatttaattaaatgcctcaatccttttctttttttttgcaatatgCCAATATTCGCTCAAGGATCTCAATTACATAACAATATGATAAGGGCAAATCAATCCAAACACGGGCCCACCACAAACCTCAACAATAGGAGCAGAGTGTGCCCTCCAGTTCCAGTGTGCGaatatatgatatgatatgatatgatatgaacTCGGGCGAAAGGGTGCCAATATGGCAATAAGAATAGCTAACGAAAATCGCATCAAATTTCACAATATCGCACCTTATTAGAATCGAACAATACCGCGGATCACAATGCCAACCAAATTGGCAAGGAGCTGGGGCAAAAggccaaaatgcaaatgccgcAGGAACAAGAAGTTATGGGAAAAACATACACACCTTCCATTCTCTTCGATCCCGAGCTAATCGGTGGAGTGTATCCGCATATTGTGCGCattgtttaataatttcataaatagTTTATCCCAAAGAATCGCTGAATGCCGATCGAGCCGACTAAATGCCATTCGCGAACGGGTTATGAGAGAGAGAAAAGCGAATCCTTTTCTTATGCTAAAACAAGGACCTTCGCTGGGGTGAAAGGTTTTTCTTTCGCGGATCCCCggatgttttgttttgtgtgcaACCCCTGATGATCGCATCCTATCTCCTTTCAGCCACCCTaactggtgtgtgtgtgtgttttgatTTCTGGGTCTGGAGTTTAGAAACCATAAATCTATTGATGCCTTTGATGACGCCTTTCTGCTGCACCGAAATGATCTCTTGGCATTGAAAACCCATAGACAATATTCAAATGCCAGTCGTTTGCATAATGCcctgcccaaaaaaaaaaaaaaactgataAATTGATTGCactgcactgggagaaaaagCGAAAGGGGAATTTATATGGAAATATAAATGGAATGAAACTATCTTTTGAAATTAATCAATTGCTTGAGATTTCTCTAATGCAGATGGTAAGTATTACTTATGCTAATGCTAAAAGGCTTCAAACTAGTTTTAATTAGAATTTTCttctaattaaaattaagttatttaagTTAATATCAACTGAAGATATGGATACATTTTTAAGAAGCTTGTTTTTCTCAAACtgacttatttttatgatCAGATAGTAGTACCTTAAAAGATAAATAGTCGTTTTAAGTactgtgaaattcaatttgatatGCCAGCTGAAGCTATCCACGTTTTTTAGTGATCATGCTGGGAAAGTTTCCTTGTGCCCCAGACAGATGGCATCATCGCAAGGATGAGTCCTAACTGCTGGCGGGCACTGCATTCTAATTATCATATCGATCAAGCTGCAAGTAAATGTGACAGTCCCAGGCCCACGGATCCCGTGGCTCTCCTGAAGATCCTCGgccacatttatttttttctcatAGTTAGCATAACAAAGCCCCTGATGAGACGCACAACGGACGGAGCCGTGATGATTTCAGCACCCAGAGACAAGACAGGACCAAGGACAAGGAGCTGAGGAGCCACCCCGAAGATCGAGCAGCGGGACAATAACCACCAAAGAATCGCCTCATCATTAGTGCATCTATAATAATGCGCATTGATATGCTAATCGAATGGAGGAGAAACTTCAATGCCTCACTGCTTTTGTGATCGATGACGATGGCTGGCAGAAATCAAATCATTtatcaattaaattattgGCAAACATTGCGTTGCAGAGCCCTCGAAGCGAAAAGGGTTCGATGTGCTAAAAACTTGGCCCCTCAACTCGTTTTTTGCATTGTGTGGCCTCTTTGTTAAGCATTTTGCAAAACTGCCAAATGATCGATTATATCGGGTATCGGGAATCCTTTGTACGCGTCCTTTGTCCTTTGCGGTGTGTTTGGCAACTCTGCTTTGATGATTTGTTGGTTTATTGTCAGCGATCCTTGTTTGGCCCTCGAGAGCATCATTTTCCTCATTCGCCAAAGGATCGTGCCCAATATTCGCACAATCCTTGCCAAAGGACAACGATCTGTGTTGACAAAAGGACAATTGCCCGAAATCCTTTTTAGGGAGTTCACAACTCTATCAGCTTCATTGTCGTTGCCCTAACTCTTTGTGGGTGTCTATTCTGCACTCACACAATCCCCTTTGTTTGGCCAATTTTATGAGCTATTTAGTAGAGTTTatgtttatttcgtttttatttgcGGCATGAAAAGATCATAAAAAGaagtttcttttcttttttttgtgtgtgtttaacACAATTTGCTGCTATTTATAATTCCATTCAAACGCTTCGTTCAGCAAAAAGACGGAGGCAAACagaaaataaacataaataaaatataataaagaaaaaaaagcacCTGTTAACAACTTAAACTGGTTTCGTGTGGGATTTcttaatttattgttttattaattaGCTATGAAATTCGTTGTCTTAACCCTTATATATAGGTACACTTCACAGATATTCATGCACTGCGTGAAGTTCCTTTGTCTTTCATAAAAAACATCGATTGATACTAATCCGTCAATCTTCAATCTTTTGGATCTTCATAATTTCATCACCTGCCATCTCTACTTATCAGAGAATTGTTGATCTACTAGTTTCCTAAGTACTTGGCCGTTTTGAAGTTACAAATCGTGACTGCTGAAGAAGACTTCGATGAACTAGTTTTTTATCAGGTATGAAAAACCCGTATGAAATACCCAGAAACTGAATGCGAATCAAGTCCGATGAATCATTGCCATTAATCTCCGAGTTGATCAGCCGAAAATCAAAGACTCAATCAGTCATCAATCATCATTCGGCTATTTCGATGAAGATTCTTCGTCTGAGGGGTACTTTTTAGCGAGGGTTGAGACCCCCTAAACTACGCCACTGTCACATTCTTAAGCCGAACGAACAGCAGCTGCGAGTGAGAGAAATTTAAAGACAAACTTCGGATACCATCGTAGCCACACATTTCCCTGTGGATACACAGACTCAGATTATATGGGGTGAACATAAATCTCTTATGTCGCCTCGGGCACAAAGGTGTTCTTCTTAAGGTCGCTAAGCGGATTAGGTTGCATTTTTCTGGATCGTTGCATTAATTCGATCCGCTTTGATTCGCtaatgaaaatgcaaatcCTGAGGAAAGTTTGATACACCACAGCAAATACTTTTATAAATAGTTACAATCTTTATTGGTTGAATTGTACATGCATTTTCAAATCTATTTCTCTTTCAGCTGGCCTAAGAAGTAGAAAATGTCCTTACTCCACTAGTTAGTtgataaattataaatatctAGCGTCCTAGATAAATGTTGATACGTTCAAATGTACAGCACAATTTACATACATCTATGTAcactataatatatataaatatatcattataataataatataattaggTCTATCGCTGTACTTTGTACTGCTCCTAGTTGAAAATAAAACTGTGAACTATTTATAATCGACTTATTTATATAGTtcaaagttttaatttgaatattgCTTATAGATATCTAAAAGTGGGCATAAATATCGTATTTAAAATCCTGAGTTGATCTAGATATTACATATTAATTTCATACGGCAGTTGGAAATAGCACAGAAGCTATAGGATTGCAGTTGATTTTCTTATGGGTTTTGGGCAGTGATGGAGTTGATTTTGACCGAATCGTATACAAGTTTTATGATGAATTTGGAAGTTGGAAGGATGCTTAAGAGAAACCAGTACAATCCCAGCTCCTACGCCACTGCCAACTGGAAACTATGAGTAACATTTTACTTTCTGTGTTTCAATTGGTATGGATTCAAAGAGCATAAAATACCACGCTCTTGTATCCATACCAACTTAAACGTTGACCCTAAGCTAATGTCATCGTTGCTGCCTCTTTTGGCCCCGACCTGGCGGCCTGTACTATTGCGCCTTTTCTTTGGCGGCATTGACAGCGCTCAGGCCCAAGGTGAGATGATCGCTAGCGATGAGGCCCGCCGCTCCTGGCTGATGGGCATAGTTCCGGATCTGGTGAAGCGAGATGAGCTGTGTGGGAAaagccgctgctgctgccgccgcatTCTGCTGATACAAATAGGCGGCAGCGGACCCTGGCGGACCGCGATGCTGTTGAAGATGTGGCGGTGGAGCCACTGTCGCCGACAGAGGTGTAAAGGCCGAGTTTCCAGGCGATGGCTGGTGCTgcgcttgttgttgctgctgggcctgctgctgttgctgctgaagGTGATGTTGCGGTGTGGACTGGCGCAGGACGAGATCCTCGCCCGCGGCCTCCTCGTGGGGACTGTGCGAATGCCCCGGCGTGTCCGCCAATCGCTGATGATGCAGCAgttcctgctgctgttgctgatgctgctgctgcagggtGGCAAAGTTGCCATACGGCTGACCGCCGGCCTGCGGCAACTGCTGCTGAATGGCTTCCGCCAGCGAAGCCGCCGCACTGTCTGCGCCCATTTTGGCCCAATACGCGGCATTCACATCGTTCATGGCCTGGCGCTGCAGATTCAAGCCGATTCCGCTCGCCGGTACGTGCTGCTGGTGGGCAGCCACCTGGGTCGTGTGGCGATGCTGCTGCTTCTCCGCCTTCTCTGCGTGCTTCTGCAGATGTTTCTGAAGGTAGGTCTCTTGCGTATACGACTTGCCACACAAATTGCAGATGTGCGTCTTCAGGTGCTTGGAGTCCTTGTGCTTGGGAATGTGCTCCAGCAGGGTCATCTCGTCGCTGAAGCACTTGTAGCAGGAGTTGCACTTGAACGGCTTATCCGTCTGATGGCATCGCGAGTGTGACTGCAGATTGGATAGCTGCGAGAAGGCCTTCGGGCAGCCGGCGTGCCGGCATTTGTACGGTTTGTCACCCGTATGCGTACGGATGTGCTGCTGCAGGTGCGACAACTGCGTGAACTTGCGCTGACAGATCTCGCAGCGGTACGGCTTGATCCCCAGGTGGATACGCGTGTGCTGCGACAGGTACGAGGAGTTGGCAAAGGACTTGCTGCACGAGCCGCACTTGTAGGGCTTGGCCTGATCGCCGTCTCCCCGGCGGCTTTCCTCCTCAGGCGAGGATCCAttgctgccactgccgctggCGCTGCTCATCTGCTGACGCGGCGGCGATCGATTCGGGTCGTACTGAAAGTACATAGAAGGTTTTAAGGGTATGGTTTAGTATCAACTAAGAGATGAATGGGTATATCTCTAGTATGCTATTACAGATTAATCATATGAATCCATATCCAGGCATACTTGTATATGAGGTATACTTTTTGCATAACAATATGATAAGGATATTGTGTGATATGTGTGTAAAGAGATGCTAATTTAGCAGGATCCTGTATTGGAATATGTGATTACCTTCTGTTCCTGCTGCTCGTGGGGAGTGGGCGGCGAGTTGGGCGCACTGTAGCTGACCTTCAACTGTGGcgggtgctgctgctgctgctgctgtgggtggtgcagatgc of Drosophila mauritiana strain mau12 chromosome 3R, ASM438214v1, whole genome shotgun sequence contains these proteins:
- the LOC117143053 gene encoding uncharacterized protein LOC117143053, which encodes MLAGCPDELPNPHKNCLHEMLQALICNDNDVKRLNTELRNLNLELKAELAKINKANQKCGHEKKGKVVCESTEDVTKFAQRINSLEEVNAHFTQRCEEIRKRRDNIIVYARQCLYAYNEEKCKFKSFHENTVDYIKRTATLSQDAEVIRACGKEVCELHKRFVREVAKLKSCEAELLPFFKLLKESDPKTYCECCCFKGYDWMPKSKNLEAVDAMAGEIKEQMGDVLVRAFAQLHIHSPQDPRAFIAAYLMNLDRNEQEMKEKLMIFQADPAVQPQELSDPTFNCEDNCPKPE
- the LOC117144330 gene encoding zinc finger protein squeeze is translated as MAELPTAPNGVPSGDYLHRSIDQLRSLGHLTTAQLVHDYKPFNISEFRQNVAERLDYSLKNGLVQHQQQMIMEQQPHPEQQQQQQHLHHPQQQQQQHPPQLKVSYSAPNSPPTPHEQQEQKYDPNRSPPRQQMSSASGSGSNGSSPEEESRRGDGDQAKPYKCGSCSKSFANSSYLSQHTRIHLGIKPYRCEICQRKFTQLSHLQQHIRTHTGDKPYKCRHAGCPKAFSQLSNLQSHSRCHQTDKPFKCNSCYKCFSDEMTLLEHIPKHKDSKHLKTHICNLCGKSYTQETYLQKHLQKHAEKAEKQQHRHTTQVAAHQQHVPASGIGLNLQRQAMNDVNAAYWAKMGADSAAASLAEAIQQQLPQAGGQPYGNFATLQQQHQQQQQELLHHQRLADTPGHSHSPHEEAAGEDLVLRQSTPQHHLQQQQQQAQQQQQAQHQPSPGNSAFTPLSATVAPPPHLQQHRGPPGSAAAYLYQQNAAAAAAAFPTQLISLHQIRNYAHQPGAAGLIASDHLTLGLSAVNAAKEKAQ